The following are encoded in a window of Magnolia sinica isolate HGM2019 chromosome 11, MsV1, whole genome shotgun sequence genomic DNA:
- the LOC131218500 gene encoding LOW QUALITY PROTEIN: transcription termination factor MTEF1, chloroplastic (The sequence of the model RefSeq protein was modified relative to this genomic sequence to represent the inferred CDS: inserted 2 bases in 1 codon; deleted 2 bases in 1 codon), with amino-acid sequence MLLQSLSSLQIPTVYSYFPSQNNPPHLLRFRPSYTQNLNYLKNLGIISNNKKPLHHSTTTPSRILSIVNFLKSKGFSDPQLQRLSFLCPQIFSSDISDSADVFSFLSDDLSASPSQSNGLISRCPQLLISHVDYRLRPTLIFLQELGLQKLNSPTSLNAHLLNSRVVDLLEKIAFLESLGLSQEEAPRICARLPAVFGYSVENNLRPKFEYLVKEMGRSVEELKSFPQYFAFSLERRIVPRHLHLNERXVRVPLQRMLLWSDQRFYAK; translated from the exons ATGCTACTccaatctctctcatctctccaaATACCAACCGTCTACTCCTATTTTCCTTCCCAAAACAACCCTCCCCATCTCCTCCGCTTCCGACCTTCCTACACTCAAAACCTCAACTACCTCAAGAACCTCGGCATCATTTCCAATAACAAAAAACCACTCCACCACTCCACCACT ACCCCCTCCCGCATCCTCTCCATCGTAAATTTCCTCAAATCCAAGGGCTTTTCCGACCCTCAACTCCAACGTCTCTCCTTCCTCTGCCCTCAGATCTTCTCTTCCGACATCTCCGACTCTGCCGACGTCTTCTCATTCTTATCAGATGACCTCTCTGCATCCCCATCCCAATCCAACGGCCTGATCTCCCGCTGCCCCCAACTCCTCATTTCCCACGTCGATTACCGCCTACGGCCCACCCTCATCTTCCTCCAAGAACTAGGCCTCCAGAAACTCAACTCTCCCACCTCTCTAAACGCCCATCTCCTGAATTCCCGCGTCGTGGATCTTCTTGAGAAGATCGCGTTTTTAGAGAGCTTGGGGCTTTCGCAGGAGGAAGCCCCGAGGATTTGCGCACGTCTTCCGGCGGTTTTCGGGTATAGTGTGGAGAACAATCTGAGGCCAAAGTTTGAGTATTTGGTGAAAGAGATGGGGAGGAGTGTCGAGGAATTGAAGAGTTTCCCTCAGTATTTTGCTTTTAGCTTGGAGCGGCGGATTGTGCCGAGGCATCTGCATTTGAATGAGAG GGTTCGGGTCCCTCTACAGAGGATGCTGTTGTGGAGCGATCAGAGGTTTTATGCAAAATag
- the LOC131218499 gene encoding sulfite exporter TauE/SafE family protein 3-like, whose amino-acid sequence MAVPEEKWRIMRTMAVGVVVYGSFIIAGKLAAAERPLKPIEVGTWAEKESATNGFLTTLIDFLWLRGRHHVWPEMEFGWRIVLGSIIGFFGAALGSIGGVGGGGIFVPMLTLIIGFDAKSSTAISKCMIMGAAGSTVYYNLTLRHPTLNLPIIDYDLALLFQPMLMLGISIGIAFNVIFADWMVTVLLIILFLVTSTRAFFKGIETWKKETIMKKEAAKLLESSSSKVNDSPQLEYKPLPSSPTANRDTELSPDDEVTIIENVYWKELAVLIFVWIAFLIVQIMKTYAPTCSMEYWVLNSLQVPIAVAVTLYEAICLYTGRRVVTSKGKQCVNWKMHQLFLYCCCGILAGIVGGLLGLGGGFILGPLLLELGVPPQVASATSTFVMVFSSSMSVVQNYLLNRFPIPYAAYFILIAIIAAIIGQHVVRKLVTLFGRASLIIFILALTIFVSAISLGGVGILDMIEKLEHHEYMGFESLC is encoded by the exons atggctGTACCTGAGGAGAAATGGAGGATCATGAGAACTATGGCAGTTGGGGTAGTTGTGTATGGGAGTTTTATAATAGCAGGCAAGCTCGCAGCAGCAGAAAGGCCATTAAAGCCCATTGAGGTCGGGACATGGGCTGAGAAAGAAAGTGCAACGAACGGTTTCCTCACCACACTCATCGATTTCTTATGGTTGCGTGGAAGACACCATGTTTGGCCT GAAATGGAATTTGGGTGGAGAATCGTGTTGGGTTCTATCATTGGATTCTTTGGAGCAGCTCTAGGTAGCATTGGAGGTGTAGGTGGTGGTGGGATCTTTGTCCCAATGCTGACATTGATTATAGGATTCGATGCTAAATCCTCCACAGCCATATCTAAAT GTATGATAATGGGAGCAGCGGGATCCACCGTTTATTACAATTTGACGCTTCGTCACCCAACGTTGAACTTACCGATAATCGATTATGATCTTGCCTTGCTTTTCCAGCCTATGCTTATGTTGGGAATCAGCATCGGAATCGCCTTCAATGTTATTTTTGCCGATTGGATGGTTACTGTTCTGCTCATCATCCTCTTTTTGG TTACATCAACGAGGGCATTCTTTAAAGGCATAGAGACATGGAAGAAAGAGACCATAATGAAGAAG GAAGCAGCCAAACTATTGGAATCGTCATCCTCGAAGGTGAACG ATAGTCCGCAACTGGAGTACAAACCACTCCCCAGCAGTCCAACTGCTAATAGAGACACAGAGTTATCACCGGATGACGAG GTAACGATCATAGAAAATGTTTATTGGAAAGAGCTTGCGGTGCTTATATTCGTGTGGATCGCATTCCTCATTGTGCAGATAATGAAG ACTTATGCTCCAACCTGCTCCATGGAATACTGGGTTCTGAACTCCCTGCAG GTACCGATTGCTGTTGCTGTGACACTCTACGAAGCCATCTGCTTGTACACAGGAAGGAGGGTGGTCACATCCAAGGGAAAGCAATGCGTGAACTGGAAAATGCACCAGCTTTTTCTCTATTGTTGCTGTGGGATATTAGCAGGTATAGTTGGTGGTCTGCTAGGGCTTGGAGGAGGCTTCATCTTGGGACCCCTGCTTCTTGAATTGGGAGTTCCTCCTCAG GTAGCAAGTGCGACATCAACCTTCGTAATGGTTTTCTCATCATCAATGTCTGTAGTGCAAAACTACCTTCTAAACCGTTTCCCAATACCATATG CTGCTTATTTCATTTTAATTGCCATCATTGCTGCCATCATTGGCCAGCACGTCGTGAGGAAGTTAGTAACCCTTTTTGGCAGGGCTTCATTAATCATCTTCATCCTGGCTTTGACCATCTTTGTCAGTGCAATTAGTTTAG GAGGTGTGGGCATATTAGACATGATTGAGAAGCTCGAGCACCATGAGTATATGGGATTTGAAAGCCTGTGTTAG